From the genome of Shewanella sp. Choline-02u-19, one region includes:
- a CDS encoding PKD domain-containing protein, with protein sequence MSQKILTSLAVFPLTLALTACGGGGDESAPTPQNQLPQIAPIEGLTVKEGLSLTISASASDNDGSIASFQWQQMAGIAVQMADIDTASVSLTIPTVDADQTVTFKLTVTDNDGATASTSVDVQLLNNLAPTVSIAALTQVDEDKTYTITATVADEDGDIAATQWQQVLGSAAVLSGEMSDTLTIKMPKVAQTEAGQLKFVATDDSGETTELLLDFTLNNTHHNIELSGNANNNGAIVSDSSITLTLNDQSFVTTTDADGNYVLPVDIDILQKQGSYKLSADVAQNPLVRTGLIAELLQNINQAEPTSNKATVQKVASLQQAAAINGNVQADLNSLTTADYLYLITLFGNSDFITDASVDAKVLAARYKNIDTELLLEIATALSYAADQNQTVPTSNGMVGLQEYLSGIYADDAGKALFDSLLSHQKQHTGNKTNDFLANGKTYYATLASAPGTVRLGLPFNLSYTFAEDGLFTQQNLDEITTASWSVDGSGIVVDTSSWSTQVQSNWIEGIQDPATCTYTPISKRFEMIKGRFKGVQQAVEIFKRHRVCVDRDNGAEVANEIIDEEMYFTAFNIDDVEAWQEKDLQGQAIVFEHYSDSALALNRLQNTLPAMTYQFDDNGSGSVLEDNANFTWLIDADGVLTMSFSDYSIRWLKLFDDRSDRKGGASVFALYEKGEINVQYTNMATTLSASSWQASDFVGNWDHGFSSSQPKYDVMGYGIKWELLADGSANLKATSVDGSILYKTTPLHWYMENNQVVLYRSLEWLNGNPTSSNCDPRSDSNCFYRQYRSWQLLGQHGNRYYVLESLYDNGNPWQDGPLALEDIAVHHRTNFYQPFKKGQ encoded by the coding sequence ATGTCTCAAAAAATATTAACTTCCTTGGCTGTATTTCCTCTTACATTAGCCTTAACGGCTTGCGGTGGCGGCGGAGATGAATCCGCACCCACTCCTCAGAACCAATTACCACAAATAGCACCTATTGAAGGACTGACAGTCAAAGAAGGATTATCGCTGACGATCAGCGCCAGTGCTTCAGATAATGATGGCAGTATAGCGAGCTTTCAATGGCAGCAAATGGCAGGTATTGCGGTACAGATGGCCGATATCGATACTGCCAGTGTAAGCCTAACAATCCCCACTGTAGACGCAGATCAAACGGTGACATTCAAGCTTACGGTGACTGACAATGACGGAGCGACAGCTTCAACCTCAGTAGATGTGCAATTGCTCAACAACTTAGCGCCAACAGTGAGTATTGCAGCACTTACTCAAGTTGATGAAGACAAGACTTACACTATTACAGCCACAGTAGCGGATGAAGATGGTGATATAGCTGCGACACAGTGGCAGCAAGTATTAGGCAGCGCAGCGGTACTTTCTGGTGAAATGAGCGACACACTCACCATAAAAATGCCTAAGGTTGCGCAGACTGAAGCCGGGCAGCTTAAATTTGTCGCCACCGATGACAGTGGTGAAACCACTGAGTTACTGCTTGATTTCACTCTCAACAATACCCACCACAATATCGAGCTCTCAGGTAATGCCAATAACAATGGCGCTATCGTTAGCGATAGCAGTATTACATTAACCCTTAATGATCAGAGTTTTGTCACCACAACCGATGCCGATGGTAATTATGTGTTACCTGTTGATATCGATATATTACAGAAACAAGGTTCCTACAAATTAAGCGCCGATGTGGCTCAAAACCCACTAGTACGTACAGGTCTAATTGCCGAGTTACTGCAAAATATCAATCAAGCTGAGCCTACATCCAATAAAGCGACAGTGCAAAAAGTAGCTTCCCTGCAACAGGCTGCAGCAATAAACGGCAATGTACAGGCCGATCTCAACAGTTTAACCACCGCAGACTACCTGTATTTAATCACTCTTTTTGGTAATAGCGACTTTATTACTGATGCAAGCGTTGATGCAAAAGTGCTAGCCGCACGTTATAAAAATATCGACACTGAGTTGCTGTTAGAGATAGCAACAGCATTGAGTTATGCCGCGGATCAAAACCAAACAGTACCCACCAGCAATGGAATGGTAGGGCTGCAGGAATACTTAAGCGGTATTTATGCCGATGATGCCGGTAAAGCGCTGTTTGATTCGTTGTTAAGTCATCAAAAGCAACACACTGGCAATAAGACGAATGACTTCTTAGCCAATGGTAAAACCTATTACGCCACCTTAGCCAGCGCACCAGGTACCGTTAGATTAGGGCTTCCATTTAACTTATCCTACACGTTTGCTGAGGACGGCCTTTTCACACAACAGAATCTTGACGAAATCACCACAGCGAGTTGGTCGGTTGATGGGAGTGGCATTGTAGTTGATACCTCATCTTGGTCAACCCAAGTTCAGTCTAATTGGATAGAAGGGATCCAAGATCCAGCCACTTGTACCTATACACCAATAAGTAAACGTTTTGAGATGATAAAAGGCCGCTTTAAAGGTGTGCAACAAGCTGTCGAAATCTTTAAGCGTCATCGAGTGTGCGTAGATAGAGATAATGGCGCTGAGGTTGCCAACGAAATCATCGATGAAGAGATGTATTTCACTGCCTTTAATATCGATGACGTAGAAGCTTGGCAAGAGAAAGATCTACAGGGGCAAGCTATTGTCTTTGAACACTACTCTGATAGCGCGCTGGCATTAAATCGTCTGCAAAACACATTACCTGCAATGACCTATCAGTTCGATGATAATGGCAGCGGTTCGGTGTTGGAAGATAACGCTAATTTCACTTGGCTTATCGATGCTGATGGCGTGTTAACAATGAGCTTTAGCGACTACAGCATCCGCTGGTTAAAGCTGTTTGATGATCGCTCTGATCGTAAAGGTGGCGCATCGGTATTTGCCCTGTATGAAAAAGGCGAAATCAATGTACAGTACACTAATATGGCGACGACACTATCAGCATCGAGCTGGCAAGCCAGTGATTTCGTGGGTAACTGGGATCATGGTTTTAGCAGCAGTCAGCCCAAATATGATGTAATGGGTTACGGGATCAAATGGGAGCTGTTAGCCGACGGTAGTGCGAACCTAAAAGCAACCTCTGTAGATGGCAGCATTTTGTACAAAACAACGCCCCTGCATTGGTATATGGAGAACAACCAAGTGGTTCTATACCGTTCACTTGAATGGTTAAATGGTAACCCAACCAGTAGTAATTGCGATCCTCGTAGCGATAGTAACTGCTTCTATCGTCAGTACAGAAGTTGGCAGTTATTAGGTCAACATGGTAATCGCTATTACGTGCTTGAGTCTCTCTATGACAATGGTAATCCTTGGCAAGATGGTCCATTAGCACTAGAAGATATTGCTGTGCATCACCGTACTAATTTTTATCAGCCATTCAAAAAAGGGCAGTAA